One window of Mixophyes fleayi isolate aMixFle1 chromosome 3, aMixFle1.hap1, whole genome shotgun sequence genomic DNA carries:
- the LAMP3 gene encoding lysosome-associated membrane glycoprotein 3 isoform X2 codes for MSHLTSICSVLLISSIFLVDMYAETSPTSEPIGLSNFMQAITTHAPTNTTTHATSNTTHATSNTTHATSNTTHLTSNTTHATSNTTHATSNTTTHASSNTTTHAPSNTTTHAPSNTTTHAPSNTTTHAPSNTTTHAPSNTTTHTTAKPTPTLPPVPSTPERGNYTVKDDKSTCVIANMGLELVLENSTKKSYFNVAPKQTNSSGACGDSKANLLLTFTEGSINFAFVKESKVYYIDEVSVSFYLASAGNWNGTASKLKLLSTDIGYSVKCKDTPAVKLGNNLQLVLSDVKLQAFDITNGIFGKEEMCSHDRNIIAVAISVTVIIVLIIAVVIYFIWHKRRSSGYQQI; via the exons GTATTTTCCTGGTGGATATGTATGCAGAAACATCACCTACATCTGAACCAATCGGGTTATCCAACTTCATGCAAGCCATCACAACACATGCACCGACCAACACCACAACACATGCGACGTCCAACACAACACATGCAACGTCCAACACAACACATGCAACGTCCAACACAACACATTTGACTTCCAACACAACACATGCGACTTCCAACACAACACATGCGACTTCCAACACCACAACCCATGCGTCGTCCAACACCACAACACATGCCCCGTCCAACACCACAACACATGCGCCATCCAACACCACAACACATGCCCCGTCCAACACCACAACACATGCGCCATCCAACACCACAACACATGCGCCATCCAACACCACAACGCATACAACAGCTAAGCCTACACCAACCCTGCCACCAGTTCCCTCAACACCAGAACGTGGAAACTACACAGTTAAAGATGACAAAAGCACCTGTGTTATCGCAAACATGGGTCTGGAACTTGTATTGGAAAATTCAACAAAG aaaagtTATTTTAACGTTGCACCAAAACAGACAAATTCAAGTGGCGCATGTGGAGATTCCAAAGCAAATCTTCTTCTGACATTTACAGAGGGTTCTATTAATTTTGCTTTTGTAAAG GAAAGCAAAGTTTATTACATCGATGAGGTATCCGTGAGTTTTTATTTGGCATCTGCAG GAAATTGGAATGGTACTGCTAGTAAACTGAAGCTGTTAAGTACAGACATTGGGTACTCTGTGAAGTGTAAGGACACTCCAGCAGTAAAGCTGGGCAACAACTTACAGCTTGTTCTGTCTGATGTGAAACTCCAGGCTTTTGACATTACCAATGGGATATTTGGCAAAG AGGAGATGTGTTCGCATGATCGCAATATAATTGCTGTGGCAATTTCTGTAACTGTAATCATTGTTCTTATAATAGCTGTAGTTATCTACTTCATCTGGCACAAGAGGAGATCATCAGGATATCAGCAAATCTAA
- the LAMP3 gene encoding lysosome-associated membrane glycoprotein 3 isoform X1, with translation MSHLTSICSVLLISSIFLVDMYAETSPTSEPIGLSNFMQAITTHAPTNTTTHATSNTTHATSNTTHATSNTTHLTSNTTHATSNTTHATSNTTTHASSNTTTHAPSNTTTHAPSNTTTHAPSNTTTHAPSNTTTHAPSNTTTHTTAKPTPTLPPVPSTPERGNYTVKDDKSTCVIANMGLELVLENSTKKSYFNVAPKQTNSSGACGDSKANLLLTFTEGSINFAFVKESKVYYIDEVSVSFYLASAGNWNGTASKLKLLSTDIGYSVKCKDTPAVKLGNNLQLVLSDVKLQAFDITNGIFGKETVCYPDRNKILLPVGVSLAIVGLLLIILLVVLLTRRRRMSGYEQI, from the exons GTATTTTCCTGGTGGATATGTATGCAGAAACATCACCTACATCTGAACCAATCGGGTTATCCAACTTCATGCAAGCCATCACAACACATGCACCGACCAACACCACAACACATGCGACGTCCAACACAACACATGCAACGTCCAACACAACACATGCAACGTCCAACACAACACATTTGACTTCCAACACAACACATGCGACTTCCAACACAACACATGCGACTTCCAACACCACAACCCATGCGTCGTCCAACACCACAACACATGCCCCGTCCAACACCACAACACATGCGCCATCCAACACCACAACACATGCCCCGTCCAACACCACAACACATGCGCCATCCAACACCACAACACATGCGCCATCCAACACCACAACGCATACAACAGCTAAGCCTACACCAACCCTGCCACCAGTTCCCTCAACACCAGAACGTGGAAACTACACAGTTAAAGATGACAAAAGCACCTGTGTTATCGCAAACATGGGTCTGGAACTTGTATTGGAAAATTCAACAAAG aaaagtTATTTTAACGTTGCACCAAAACAGACAAATTCAAGTGGCGCATGTGGAGATTCCAAAGCAAATCTTCTTCTGACATTTACAGAGGGTTCTATTAATTTTGCTTTTGTAAAG GAAAGCAAAGTTTATTACATCGATGAGGTATCCGTGAGTTTTTATTTGGCATCTGCAG GAAATTGGAATGGTACTGCTAGTAAACTGAAGCTGTTAAGTACAGACATTGGGTACTCTGTGAAGTGTAAGGACACTCCAGCAGTAAAGCTGGGCAACAACTTACAGCTTGTTCTGTCTGATGTGAAACTCCAGGCTTTTGACATTACCAATGGGATATTTGGCAAAG AAACAGTCTGTTACCCAGACAGAAACAAAATATTACTTCCAGTGGGTGTGTCCTTGGCAATTGTGGGGCTGCTACTAATTATCCTTCTCGTGGTTCTGCTTACAAGAAGAAGGCGGATGTCAGGATATGAACAAATATGA